A region from the Gossypium hirsutum isolate 1008001.06 chromosome A08, Gossypium_hirsutum_v2.1, whole genome shotgun sequence genome encodes:
- the LOC107938984 gene encoding FHA domain-containing protein FHA2, translated as MVMQSIQISVLLLLVLFKFSSSPFSLLLFLDFFYFNLRNVTFYFILPVRSILRGALAPRHHASIYQTPTATAGVVPPHHGYHGGTKTGRSVGSMASSAVAAKKGRGREYYEDYSEGEDVGSGGKKVRREEWYSSVEASAGGKAALAEVLVPVDKKGEGISSVDCESDNQQLMQLEEKDVVTSVATVLPDLCGPGEWMTMEKLHTELVEQFGNIWHHSQVRRYLTLEDWPGPESKVKPWYSLPMLLRKYPEHFVINTRSKGQITLEFVSLVSLLS; from the exons ATGGTTATGCAAAGTATACAGATCtctgttcttcttcttcttgttctcttcaaattttcttcTTCTCCGTTCTCTCTACTACTTTTCTTAGATTTCTTCTACTTCAATTTACGGAACGTAACATTCTACTTCATTCTCCCTGTAAGGAGTATTCTCAGGGGAGCACTTGCGCCTAGGCATCACGCGTCGATTTACCAGACTCCGACCGCCACAGCTGGAGTGGTGCCGCCTCATCATGGTTACCATGGCGGAACGAAGACAGGGAGATCAGTGGGTTCCATGGCAAGTTCTGCGGTGGCGGCAAAGAAAGGGAGGGGAAGAGAATATTATGAAGATTACAGCGAAGGAGAGGATGTTGGAAGTGGCGGGAAGAAGGTTAGAAGGGAAGAATGGTATAGTAGCGTAGAGGCCAGTGCCGGAGGAAAGGCAGCCTTGGCGGAAGTATTAG TTCCGGTAGATAAGAAAGGAGAAGGAATATCAAGTGTTGACTGTGAATCCGACAATCAACAACTTATGCAGTTGGAAGAAAAGGATGTGGTGACATCTGTGGCAACTGTGCTTCCCGATCTTTGTGGTCCTGGAGAATGGATGACCATGGAGAAACTCCATACCGAG TTAGTTGAACAGTTCGGTAACATCTGGCATCACAGCCAAGTTAGAAGGTATCTTACATTAGAGGACTGGCCGGGTCCTGAATCGAAGGTAAAACCATGGTACAGTCTGCCAATGTTATTAAGAAAATACCCGGAACACTTTGTCATCAACACGAGATCCAAGGGTCAGATAACCCTGGAGTTCGTCTCTCTTGTATCTTTGCTTTCATAA